One Chitinophaga sp. H8 DNA window includes the following coding sequences:
- a CDS encoding amidohydrolase family protein, which yields MSEKNLSRRDFLRLTSLAGMGLTLSQAAPFSAFANNLEINAGHKPVCYFDAFACIGPRKYKHPAEPWKLSELISEMEHCSVSGALVSYTMSTYYDAMYSNLELSNMLKPYPHLFAVWNVMPGLTSEFPPPEELGRKMQAHHVRAVSLHPATNGWNWKAPYQQDILRWLNENQVLTIIQLSEFGNWQDLEELLTQYPQLPILLTSVYWDSQRNLIPMMENHSNLHCTFDNLQNMYGIEYMYGKGLVNQMIFGTNSPTMSAGAHRTFIDYAEIPEDARAKIAGGNLIRLLKGQQPPEEYVNKHEDELMTAVRHGRPLPVPIIDMHMHMLHEGLNGAGWSYTMENGGPKGIFALAKRLGYAGGGFMSWNGVVSVNTAAGNITTSQALDVAPPGYWGLANFDPVHYTQDELKKMIPGLYERDQRFIGMKPYHYIGVSYDDPSWEQWWKYGNDHHFYALLHSQSGNMAEYETLAARYKNVRWLIAHAGQSYDYADKVIAVIKKFPNIYAEITLTAVPCGIIDYLVAGAGENRVLYGSDLPMRDPRPQLGWVVFSRSSVATKRRILGENAMQVIKPCIDRLPKYNRPVIHYK from the coding sequence ATGTCAGAAAAAAATTTATCAAGACGAGACTTTCTGCGGCTTACCTCTCTTGCAGGTATGGGATTAACACTCAGTCAGGCTGCACCATTTTCTGCATTCGCTAATAATCTGGAAATAAATGCAGGGCACAAACCAGTATGTTATTTTGATGCCTTTGCCTGCATTGGCCCACGTAAATATAAGCATCCCGCCGAGCCTTGGAAACTTTCCGAACTTATTTCGGAAATGGAACACTGCTCTGTATCCGGCGCGCTGGTGTCTTATACAATGAGCACTTATTATGATGCCATGTATTCCAATCTGGAACTGAGCAATATGCTGAAGCCATACCCGCATTTATTTGCTGTATGGAATGTTATGCCTGGTCTTACCAGTGAGTTTCCTCCCCCGGAAGAACTGGGACGCAAAATGCAGGCACATCATGTTCGTGCAGTTTCCCTTCACCCTGCAACGAATGGCTGGAACTGGAAAGCTCCATATCAACAGGATATCCTGCGCTGGCTGAATGAAAACCAGGTACTGACCATCATTCAACTATCTGAATTTGGTAACTGGCAAGACCTGGAGGAGCTGCTCACACAATACCCGCAACTACCCATACTGCTAACAAGTGTTTACTGGGACAGTCAGCGGAACCTCATTCCTATGATGGAAAATCATTCCAATCTGCATTGCACATTCGATAATCTTCAGAATATGTATGGCATTGAATACATGTATGGTAAAGGACTGGTAAACCAGATGATATTCGGCACCAATTCTCCAACCATGTCTGCCGGCGCCCATAGAACGTTTATTGATTATGCAGAAATTCCGGAAGATGCGAGAGCCAAAATTGCAGGAGGTAACCTTATTCGGCTACTGAAAGGCCAGCAGCCTCCTGAAGAATATGTGAACAAACACGAAGATGAACTGATGACTGCTGTAAGACATGGGAGACCATTACCGGTACCCATTATAGACATGCATATGCACATGCTTCACGAAGGACTGAATGGTGCGGGATGGAGTTACACGATGGAAAATGGCGGTCCTAAAGGGATCTTTGCCCTCGCTAAAAGACTGGGATATGCCGGAGGAGGATTTATGAGCTGGAATGGCGTAGTAAGCGTTAATACCGCAGCAGGAAACATCACCACCAGCCAGGCATTAGATGTAGCGCCGCCCGGATACTGGGGGCTGGCCAACTTTGATCCCGTTCATTATACACAGGATGAATTAAAAAAGATGATCCCCGGTCTATACGAAAGGGATCAACGTTTCATCGGCATGAAACCATATCACTATATCGGTGTGAGCTACGACGATCCCTCCTGGGAACAATGGTGGAAATATGGCAACGACCACCACTTCTATGCGCTGCTACATTCTCAAAGTGGAAACATGGCAGAATATGAAACCCTGGCTGCCAGATACAAGAACGTCAGGTGGCTGATCGCGCATGCAGGACAAAGTTATGATTACGCAGATAAGGTTATTGCTGTGATCAAAAAGTTCCCAAACATTTATGCAGAGATCACATTAACCGCCGTTCCTTGCGGCATCATCGATTACCTCGTTGCAGGTGCAGGAGAAAACAGAGTATTGTATGGCTCAGACCTCCCCATGAGAGATCCAAGACCGCAACTGGGATGGGTTGTTTTCTCCCGATCCTCAGTTGCCACCAAACGCAGGATCCTTGGCGAAAATGCCATGCAGGTGATCAAGCCCTGTATAGACAGGCTTCCGAAATACAACAGGCCAGTTATACACTACAAATAA
- a CDS encoding alpha-ketoacid dehydrogenase subunit alpha/beta, whose translation MFKDNVSAPHFIAADSNNERKAGRKTLLLQAYRLMCLAKNMSEIYEANRSVCKYVHSTARGHEAIQIATGLQLHPWDYVSPYYRDDSMLLAMAFTPYELMLQLLAKGEDAFSGGRSYYSHPNSRRTDRPVIPHQSSATGMQVIPTTGMAQGIQYLETIQADLLPHGPDGELPVVLCSLGDGSVTEGEVSEALQFAVLKQLPIIYLVQDNDWGISVTAAEARTMDAYEYAAGFKGLERMRVDGSDFEESYEAMAHAMEYVRTERKPILVHAKVPLLGHHTSGVRKEWYRPAADLAKHAQDDPIIKLRQLLLSLKVEESTLVAIEAATQEEVAVDFENATRAAEPSVATVSDHVFAPTPVVTEKGTRTPADGKKVVMVDAALHAVEEIMQQYPEAIFFGQDVGRRLGGVFREAATLADKFGDHRVYNTAIQEAYIIGATAGLSAVGVKPIVEVQFADYIYPGFNQLVTEISKSCYLSEGKFPVQTLIRVPIGAYGGGGPYHSGSIESTLLSIKGIKVVYPSNAADMKGLLKAAFLDPNPVVMLEHKGLYWSKVPGTQDAMTIEPAADYILPLGKGRVVLPAHPKDTQRGNTLCIITYGMGVYWAQAAAKAFPGNIEIIDLRSLFPLDEELIYTTVKKHGKCLILTEEQLNNSFAQALAGRIQRACFQLLDAPVFTLGALDLPAVPLNTELERAMLPNPEKVQAAIKELLAY comes from the coding sequence GTGTTTAAAGATAATGTAAGCGCTCCGCATTTTATAGCCGCCGATTCAAATAATGAGCGGAAAGCAGGAAGGAAAACCTTATTGCTACAGGCTTACCGCCTGATGTGCCTCGCCAAAAATATGTCTGAAATATACGAAGCCAACCGCTCCGTATGTAAGTATGTACATTCTACCGCCCGGGGGCATGAGGCCATACAAATAGCTACAGGACTGCAATTGCATCCCTGGGATTATGTAAGTCCTTATTACCGGGATGACAGTATGCTACTAGCTATGGCATTTACGCCTTATGAGCTGATGTTGCAGTTGCTGGCCAAAGGGGAGGACGCTTTCTCCGGCGGCAGGTCTTACTACAGTCATCCTAACAGCCGGCGTACAGACCGTCCCGTTATTCCGCATCAGAGCAGCGCTACCGGGATGCAGGTGATCCCTACTACCGGCATGGCGCAGGGCATCCAGTACCTGGAAACCATACAGGCCGACCTGCTGCCACATGGACCGGATGGGGAGCTGCCGGTGGTGCTTTGTTCCCTGGGAGATGGTAGTGTTACGGAAGGAGAGGTGAGTGAAGCGCTGCAGTTTGCCGTACTTAAACAGTTACCCATCATTTACCTGGTGCAGGACAACGACTGGGGTATCTCGGTAACTGCCGCAGAAGCGAGGACGATGGATGCCTATGAATATGCAGCCGGCTTTAAAGGGCTGGAGCGGATGCGGGTAGATGGCAGCGACTTTGAAGAGAGTTATGAGGCGATGGCCCATGCGATGGAATATGTAAGAACAGAAAGGAAACCTATCCTGGTACATGCCAAAGTACCTTTGCTGGGGCATCATACTTCCGGTGTACGGAAAGAATGGTACCGGCCTGCAGCAGATCTGGCCAAACATGCACAAGATGATCCTATTATTAAACTACGGCAGCTGTTGTTATCGCTCAAAGTAGAAGAAAGTACACTGGTGGCTATTGAAGCTGCCACACAGGAAGAGGTAGCTGTAGATTTTGAGAATGCTACCCGTGCGGCAGAGCCATCTGTAGCCACCGTAAGTGACCATGTTTTTGCACCTACACCCGTAGTAACGGAAAAGGGCACACGCACACCAGCCGATGGTAAAAAAGTAGTGATGGTAGATGCTGCCCTGCATGCGGTGGAAGAAATTATGCAGCAATATCCGGAAGCGATATTTTTTGGTCAGGACGTAGGACGCAGGCTGGGCGGGGTATTTCGCGAAGCCGCTACCCTGGCGGATAAATTCGGGGATCACCGGGTATATAATACCGCCATTCAGGAGGCGTATATCATCGGCGCTACCGCCGGACTTTCGGCAGTAGGCGTGAAACCCATCGTAGAGGTACAGTTTGCCGATTATATCTATCCCGGATTCAATCAGCTGGTGACAGAGATCTCAAAATCCTGTTACCTCAGCGAAGGGAAATTCCCCGTGCAAACCCTCATCCGCGTGCCTATAGGCGCCTACGGTGGTGGTGGTCCCTACCACTCCGGCAGCATAGAATCCACCCTGCTCAGTATCAAAGGCATTAAAGTAGTATATCCTTCCAATGCTGCTGATATGAAAGGCCTGCTGAAAGCCGCCTTCCTGGATCCTAACCCGGTAGTAATGCTGGAACATAAAGGCCTCTATTGGAGCAAAGTACCCGGCACACAGGATGCCATGACCATAGAGCCTGCGGCGGATTATATCCTTCCCCTGGGAAAAGGTAGGGTAGTACTGCCCGCACATCCCAAAGACACCCAACGCGGGAATACCCTTTGCATCATCACCTACGGCATGGGGGTATACTGGGCACAGGCCGCCGCCAAAGCTTTCCCGGGCAACATAGAGATCATTGACCTCCGTTCTTTATTTCCCTTAGATGAAGAACTGATCTACACCACCGTGAAGAAACACGGTAAATGCCTTATCCTCACAGAAGAACAACTCAACAACTCTTTTGCACAGGCACTGGCAGGCAGGATTCAACGCGCCTGTTTCCAATTACTGGATGCACCGGTGTTTACCCTCGGTGCATTAGACCTGCCGGCAGTACCGCTCAACACCGAACTGGAACGCGCCATGCTGCCCAACCCGGAAAAAGTACAGGCCGCGATTAAAGAATTATTAGCTTATTAA
- a CDS encoding SDR family NAD(P)-dependent oxidoreductase: MNKRFNNRVALITGAADGIGKAIAERIASEGATVVLLDINPSLLERTATEFQRAGYAITTQLADISNEEEVKDAIDKIIQDHGKLDIMVNSAGIVGPTSTPIADYPVDAFDKIYKINLRGSFLMTKYAVQAMEKNGYGRILLMASIGGKDGNPNMCGYSSMKSGVIGLVKGVGKEYATRNITVNGLAPAVIKTAMNENTSPEQLAYMTAKIPMNRLGTVEEVAAIAAWIISEEASFNTGFIFDISGGRATY; the protein is encoded by the coding sequence ATGAACAAACGATTCAACAACCGGGTAGCATTAATTACCGGCGCTGCAGATGGCATCGGCAAAGCAATCGCAGAACGTATAGCATCAGAAGGAGCCACAGTTGTACTGCTGGACATCAACCCTTCTCTGCTGGAAAGAACGGCCACTGAATTTCAGCGGGCTGGTTATGCTATAACTACACAACTCGCTGATATCTCCAACGAAGAAGAAGTGAAAGATGCGATTGACAAGATAATACAGGATCATGGAAAACTGGATATCATGGTGAATTCTGCCGGCATAGTAGGACCAACCTCCACCCCTATCGCAGATTATCCTGTAGATGCATTTGATAAGATCTATAAAATTAATCTCCGCGGCAGTTTCCTCATGACAAAATATGCAGTGCAGGCCATGGAAAAAAATGGATATGGCAGGATATTGTTAATGGCATCCATCGGCGGCAAGGATGGTAATCCTAACATGTGCGGCTATTCTTCCATGAAATCAGGTGTAATTGGCCTCGTAAAAGGCGTGGGGAAAGAATACGCCACCCGTAACATTACAGTGAACGGACTAGCGCCTGCAGTTATCAAAACCGCAATGAATGAAAACACTTCCCCGGAACAACTGGCTTATATGACAGCAAAAATACCGATGAACAGATTAGGTACAGTAGAAGAGGTAGCTGCCATTGCAGCATGGATCATTTCGGAGGAAGCTAGTTTCAACACCGGATTCATTTTCGATATTTCCGGAGGCAGAGCCACCTATTAG
- a CDS encoding ribose-phosphate pyrophosphokinase, translating to MQPAVKIFTGNSNPELASKIAKKYGNGLGKVTIQKFSDGEFQPIFLESIRGDYVFLIQSTNAPSDNLMELLMMIDAAKRASAGYITAVIPYFGFARQDRKDKPRVAIASKLVANLLTSAGANRVITMDLHAPQIQGFFDIPVDHLDSSAIFIPYIENLKLENLTFASPDVGSTNRVREVAAYFNAEMVICDKHRKRANEIASMVVIGDVTDRNIVLIDDICDTAGTLTKAANLLLEKGARSVRAFCTHPVFSGAAYENIENSVLEEMVVCDTIPIRKAEGASKIKVISVAELFAVAIRNMHENKSITSLFVHSHRKA from the coding sequence ATGCAACCAGCAGTTAAAATCTTTACCGGTAACAGCAATCCCGAGTTGGCCAGCAAAATTGCAAAGAAGTATGGCAATGGCCTGGGAAAAGTGACTATTCAAAAGTTCAGTGATGGCGAGTTTCAGCCTATTTTTCTTGAAAGTATCCGTGGAGATTATGTTTTTCTCATCCAGAGCACCAATGCGCCGTCAGATAATCTGATGGAATTATTGATGATGATAGATGCGGCAAAACGTGCTTCCGCAGGATATATTACTGCCGTGATCCCGTATTTCGGATTTGCACGGCAGGACAGGAAAGATAAGCCCCGTGTGGCTATTGCGTCTAAACTGGTAGCTAATCTGCTTACTTCTGCAGGAGCTAACAGGGTAATAACCATGGACTTACACGCGCCACAGATCCAGGGATTCTTTGATATCCCGGTAGATCATCTGGATAGTTCCGCAATTTTCATCCCTTATATAGAGAATTTAAAGCTGGAAAACCTTACCTTTGCGTCCCCTGACGTAGGAAGTACCAATAGGGTACGTGAGGTGGCAGCCTATTTTAATGCCGAAATGGTGATTTGTGATAAACACCGTAAGCGTGCCAATGAAATAGCTTCCATGGTGGTAATAGGTGACGTAACAGACAGAAACATCGTATTAATAGATGATATCTGTGATACTGCCGGTACACTTACCAAAGCTGCCAACCTGTTGTTGGAGAAAGGAGCAAGAAGCGTAAGGGCATTTTGTACACACCCTGTTTTCAGTGGTGCGGCATATGAAAATATTGAAAATTCTGTGTTGGAAGAGATGGTGGTATGTGATACCATTCCCATCAGGAAAGCAGAGGGAGCATCTAAGATAAAGGTGATCAGTGTAGCAGAACTTTTTGCAGTGGCTATCCGCAATATGCATGAAAACAAGTCTATTACCAGCTTGTTTGTACACAGCCATCGCAAAGCATAA
- a CDS encoding 50S ribosomal protein L25, protein MKTITIEGQLRSEYGKKATRQIRSEEQVPCVIYGGAETVSFSAPIKAFKNLVYTPDFQLAEIKLDGKVYRCVLKDMQFDVVTDELAHIDLLELVEDKKVLVTIPIKLVGQSVGVKAGGKLVVKLKALKVKAFPKDLVENIEVSVENLELNGNIRVEDVQAGNLEIMNSPRIPIASVVMTRQLRQEEASAEKDAKKK, encoded by the coding sequence ATGAAAACAATAACCATCGAAGGACAACTCAGGAGCGAATACGGCAAAAAAGCCACCCGCCAAATCCGTTCTGAGGAGCAAGTGCCTTGCGTTATTTACGGGGGTGCAGAAACCGTAAGTTTTTCAGCGCCAATTAAAGCCTTCAAAAACCTGGTGTACACACCTGATTTTCAGTTGGCCGAAATTAAACTGGACGGAAAAGTTTACCGTTGCGTATTGAAAGATATGCAGTTTGATGTAGTGACCGATGAACTGGCTCACATCGATCTTCTGGAACTGGTAGAAGACAAAAAAGTACTGGTAACTATTCCTATTAAACTGGTAGGTCAGTCAGTAGGTGTAAAAGCTGGTGGTAAGCTGGTAGTAAAGCTGAAAGCATTAAAAGTAAAAGCATTCCCTAAAGACCTGGTTGAAAACATTGAAGTGAGTGTAGAAAACTTGGAACTGAACGGCAACATCCGCGTAGAAGATGTACAAGCTGGTAACCTGGAGATCATGAACTCTCCGCGTATTCCGATTGCATCTGTGGTAATGACCCGTCAGCTGCGTCAGGAAGAAGCAAGTGCTGAAAAAGATGCTAAAAAGAAATAA
- a CDS encoding MarR family winged helix-turn-helix transcriptional regulator: MTDTFVSNPSFFKLDATLKKLRNYWQKTFDAQQKDITVDQWLLIENLHKHKKTTHNELAKNTSKDITTISRIIELLVKKGLVKRETDTIDRRKVFLQLTPKGVEKYKDVRPLVMEMRKTGWHNLTETDYNELTRILDEIYNNIP; this comes from the coding sequence ATGACTGATACTTTCGTCAGCAATCCATCTTTTTTTAAACTGGATGCTACCCTGAAAAAACTGCGTAATTACTGGCAAAAGACCTTTGATGCCCAACAGAAGGACATCACCGTGGACCAATGGCTGCTAATTGAAAATCTGCACAAACACAAGAAAACCACCCATAACGAGCTGGCTAAGAATACTTCCAAGGATATTACCACCATCTCCCGGATTATAGAATTATTGGTAAAAAAGGGGCTGGTAAAACGGGAAACCGATACCATCGACCGTAGAAAAGTATTCCTGCAACTAACCCCCAAAGGGGTGGAAAAGTATAAGGATGTAAGGCCCCTGGTCATGGAAATGCGGAAAACAGGCTGGCACAACCTGACTGAAACGGATTATAACGAGCTTACCCGCATTCTGGATGAGATCTATAACAATATCCCCTAA
- a CDS encoding DegT/DnrJ/EryC1/StrS family aminotransferase has protein sequence MKHITGRRDFIRKVSAGTLAYLAAYNIPSFARTSNDPDKLAILGGTPVRDKMTWPQWPYRNQKMIDNLSDATNSGIWSRIDAEKTKVSQWELDFATMTGAKYAVATGSGTQSLNTCLFALGIGPGDEVITSPYTDMGTVSAIITCHALPVFADLDPYSYQLNAEDVESKINIRTKAIIPVHMLGAPCEMDRIIAIAKKHNLYVVEDAAQAHLASYKGTKLGNIGNLGCFSFQGSKQVSCGEGGAVIGSDEQLIDKVYSVMNHGTARTPMVDQHGKIIGDHVRIGPKYRMNEFQAAILNGQQDTIQQRFDLRNNNAAYLREQLKDFPGLKVQKMYEGTDSAAYYLFGMSYQKEHFNNADRSIFLKAIQAEGVGLSGYISQGLHKEPWTNYILSLQGYKSIFGKNRLQQWKKDLHKPECDKACAHMAGLYAVGTLLGTKEDMDSVVEAIMKVYKNRDQLAKLV, from the coding sequence ATGAAACATATAACTGGCAGAAGAGATTTTATTAGAAAAGTTTCCGCTGGCACGCTGGCTTACCTGGCAGCATATAATATCCCTTCCTTTGCGCGCACCTCCAACGATCCGGATAAACTGGCCATACTGGGGGGCACACCCGTAAGGGATAAAATGACATGGCCGCAATGGCCATACCGGAACCAGAAAATGATAGATAACCTTTCAGATGCCACCAATAGTGGCATCTGGAGCCGCATTGATGCAGAAAAAACAAAGGTTTCCCAATGGGAATTGGATTTTGCCACTATGACCGGCGCAAAATATGCTGTTGCCACCGGCTCTGGCACTCAATCTCTCAATACCTGTCTGTTTGCATTAGGCATAGGGCCGGGTGATGAGGTGATCACTTCTCCCTATACAGATATGGGTACCGTTTCAGCTATTATAACCTGTCATGCCCTACCTGTATTTGCAGATCTTGATCCATATTCTTATCAGTTGAATGCAGAAGATGTGGAAAGTAAAATAAATATCCGCACCAAAGCAATTATACCGGTACATATGTTAGGCGCTCCCTGTGAAATGGATAGGATCATAGCCATTGCAAAAAAACACAACTTGTACGTAGTGGAAGATGCTGCGCAGGCACATCTTGCGTCCTACAAAGGTACAAAGCTGGGTAACATCGGTAACCTTGGCTGCTTCAGTTTCCAGGGAAGCAAACAGGTGTCCTGCGGTGAAGGCGGAGCAGTTATTGGTAGTGATGAGCAACTGATAGATAAAGTATATTCTGTAATGAACCACGGCACCGCCAGAACACCAATGGTCGACCAGCATGGGAAAATCATCGGTGATCACGTTCGCATTGGTCCAAAGTACAGGATGAATGAATTTCAGGCTGCTATATTGAATGGCCAGCAGGACACTATTCAGCAGCGCTTTGATCTGAGGAATAATAATGCGGCTTACCTCCGTGAGCAGTTGAAAGATTTTCCTGGTTTAAAAGTGCAAAAAATGTATGAAGGCACGGACAGCGCCGCCTATTATCTGTTTGGTATGAGTTACCAGAAAGAACATTTTAATAATGCAGACCGGAGCATCTTTCTGAAAGCCATCCAGGCAGAAGGAGTTGGTCTGTCCGGCTACATTTCACAGGGGCTACACAAAGAACCATGGACAAACTATATCTTAAGCCTTCAGGGATACAAATCCATATTTGGAAAAAACAGGCTACAGCAATGGAAAAAAGATCTTCATAAACCTGAATGCGATAAAGCCTGTGCGCATATGGCAGGTCTTTATGCAGTTGGTACATTACTGGGCACGAAAGAAGATATGGACTCAGTTGTTGAAGCGATCATGAAGGTATATAAAAATCGCGATCAGCTGGCTAAACTCGTTTAA
- a CDS encoding fumarylacetoacetate hydrolase family protein, translated as MKIICVGRNYADHAKELQNEVPSEPVLFMKPKNALLQNNHPFYHPEFTTNLHFECELVLRVCKNGKHIQEKFADKYYDHISVGIDFTARDLQEKQKAKGLPWEIAKAFDNSAVVGKFIPITPEMDKADINFCLYKNKQLAQAGNTKDLLFSFDFLVSYISKFFTLNIGDLIFTGTPAGVGPVEIGDKMEAFIEDDSLLEFDIK; from the coding sequence ATGAAAATAATTTGCGTAGGAAGGAATTACGCCGACCATGCGAAAGAACTACAGAATGAAGTGCCCTCAGAGCCAGTGCTTTTTATGAAACCCAAAAATGCATTGCTGCAGAATAATCATCCTTTTTATCACCCGGAGTTTACGACCAACCTGCATTTTGAATGTGAGCTGGTATTAAGGGTGTGTAAAAACGGGAAACATATCCAGGAGAAGTTTGCCGACAAATACTATGATCATATTTCTGTGGGGATAGATTTTACGGCCCGTGATCTGCAGGAAAAGCAGAAAGCCAAAGGGCTGCCCTGGGAGATCGCCAAGGCATTTGACAACTCTGCCGTAGTGGGAAAATTTATCCCGATCACCCCGGAGATGGACAAAGCTGATATTAACTTCTGCCTGTATAAAAACAAGCAGCTGGCGCAGGCCGGGAATACCAAGGATTTGTTGTTTTCCTTTGATTTCCTGGTGTCTTATATCTCGAAGTTCTTTACGCTGAATATTGGGGATCTGATATTTACGGGTACACCTGCAGGAGTGGGGCCGGTTGAAATTGGGGATAAGATGGAAGCATTTATTGAAGACGACAGTTTGCTGGAGTTTGATATAAAATAA
- the pth gene encoding aminoacyl-tRNA hydrolase — protein sequence MKYLIVGLGNIGAEYAHTRHNIGFDVADAFVAKHNAVFKSDRLADVAECKWKGRTFIIIKPTTYMNLSGKAVKYWMDKEKIALENVLVIVDELALPLDVIRLRAGGSDAGHNGLKSIQELLGTNQYPRLRFGIGNNYPKGRQVDFVLGKWEAEEWKIVLMKIEKCTELIEAVATVGMARAMNTYNSLTFPPVK from the coding sequence ATGAAATATTTAATTGTAGGTCTGGGAAATATTGGTGCAGAATATGCGCATACCCGTCATAACATAGGTTTTGATGTAGCAGATGCTTTTGTTGCCAAACATAACGCGGTGTTTAAGAGCGATCGCCTGGCGGATGTGGCGGAATGTAAGTGGAAGGGAAGAACGTTTATTATTATCAAGCCCACCACTTATATGAACCTGAGTGGCAAGGCGGTGAAATACTGGATGGACAAAGAGAAGATCGCGCTGGAAAATGTACTGGTCATAGTGGATGAGCTGGCATTGCCATTGGACGTGATCCGGCTGAGAGCCGGGGGTAGTGATGCCGGTCATAATGGATTAAAGAGCATCCAGGAGCTGCTGGGTACCAACCAATATCCCCGTTTACGTTTTGGTATCGGTAATAATTATCCCAAAGGCCGGCAGGTAGATTTTGTATTGGGCAAATGGGAGGCTGAAGAATGGAAGATTGTGCTGATGAAAATAGAAAAATGTACAGAACTCATTGAAGCGGTAGCCACTGTGGGGATGGCACGTGCCATGAATACCTATAATAGTCTTACGTTTCCACCTGTCAAGTAA